In Schizosaccharomyces osmophilus chromosome 1, complete sequence, the genomic window AAAACAAATACCAAAATTTTATCTCCTTGATCAGCGGAAGCAAGAGTCTTGGAGATGACGTTGATTAAGGTTCTTTCCTTGTCTCTGGAATCTTCCAACAATTCTACTATTTGAGTGATATTTTGAGAAGCAGACAACTCTTCACTACCAATAGTAATTTTAACAGGATCCTTCAAGAAAGTGGCTGCAAGTGATCGAACAGAGTCAGGCCAAGTAGCACTATAGAAGACTGTTTGACGGGCTTCTCCCTTAAGAGGATTCGGTGTTTGACTTATAATGCTTCGAATGTCTTGTTCGAAACCTGTATCCAACATACGATCGGCCTCGTCCAAGACCAAATATCCCACTTTCGAACAATCAACAGCACCGTCGTTGATTAAATCAAGCAACCGACCTGGGGTACCAATGACAACACTAGCATCACGAGCAGCACGAACTTGCTCGCTTTTTGGGGCACCACCGTAAACTACAGCAACTTTGAAAGAGGTATCGGAAGTTAAGCCTTTGATATTTTCATACGTTTGGATAGCCAACTCTCTAGTTGGGCTGACAACCAAAATACGTGTCGTTGGCTTTTCTTTGGGcagattttgaagatacTGAAGAGCTGGAATGCCAAAAGCGACTGTTTTACCAGAACCAGTTTCAGCAACACCAACAACATCTCTTccagaaaacaaataaggCCATGAAGCTGCTTGAATTGGAGTAGGCTCCTTGAAGTTCTTTAATCCCAATCTTAAATTGTCTTCAATTGGAAGTTCAGAGAAATCCAATAATGGCAACAGAGAAGTTTTAGAAACGGGATCCAAATAGTTAATTTCATGCTTCTTTGCATATTCTTTACATGCAGTCTCGTTCGCCGTGGATTGAGAAGGACTTTG contains:
- the dbp3 gene encoding ATP-dependent RNA helicase Dbp3 — translated: MGKRSIKEVKDTGLEKNVEGETIKRKEKKTKHEHKKEKKEKNSGEKSDKKKKDKKEKKRKEKSEEESTSQEGENNGEEEKTASKQSPSQSTANETACKEYAKKHEINYLDPVSKTSLLPLLDFSELPIEDNLRLGLKNFKEPTPIQAASWPYLFSGRDVVGVAETGSGKTVAFGIPALQYLQNLPKEKPTTRILVVSPTRELAIQTYENIKGLTSDTSFKVAVVYGGAPKSEQVRAARDASVVIGTPGRLLDLINDGAVDCSKVGYLVLDEADRMLDTGFEQDIRSIISQTPNPLKGEARQTVFYSATWPDSVRSLAATFLKDPVKITIGSEELSASQNITQIVELLEDSRDKERTLINVISKTLASADQGDKILVFVLYKKEAARVESTLARRFNAVGIHGDMSQGARLQALENFKTNKSPVLVATDVAARGLDIPQVQLVINVTFPLTIEDYIHRIGRTGRANTKGVSHTFFTPEDKSHAGELINVLRQAKQEVPEGLYKYGTAVKPKVNAYGSRVTNDAPMKAATKITFD